In Thermococcus camini, a genomic segment contains:
- a CDS encoding phosphate-starvation-inducible PsiE family protein, producing MRTFGNRIERRALRLLSVLFDFVVIALGILTMLYVVRMILDLTVNSLINFAQEEALQGIVLILIFLEIFEIIVMYIIYHHVPMKNVVEIGVLALVKELLITLDLTELGWQVLLGMAALIAAMGWVYTQERQREDSYNRFLIERGITEKDVDDLTKTLGEARE from the coding sequence GTGCGGACTTTTGGAAACAGGATAGAGCGCAGAGCCCTCCGCCTGTTGAGCGTTCTCTTCGACTTCGTCGTGATAGCCCTAGGCATCCTGACCATGCTCTACGTCGTCAGGATGATACTGGATCTCACAGTAAATTCGCTCATCAATTTTGCTCAGGAGGAGGCGCTCCAGGGCATAGTTCTCATCCTGATATTCCTGGAGATCTTCGAGATAATCGTCATGTACATCATCTACCACCACGTCCCGATGAAAAACGTCGTGGAGATAGGCGTGCTGGCGCTCGTGAAGGAGCTCCTAATAACACTCGACCTAACGGAACTCGGCTGGCAGGTGCTCCTTGGCATGGCCGCCCTTATAGCCGCGATGGGCTGGGTGTACACGCAGGAAAGGCAGCGGGAGGACAGCTACAACCGGTTCCTCATAGAGCGGGGTATCACTGAGAAGGACGTTGACGACCTGACCAAGACCCTGGGTGAGGCCAGGGAATAG
- the fen gene encoding flap endonuclease-1, with protein sequence MGVQIGELIPRKEIELENLYGRKVAIDAFNAIYQFLSTIRQRDGTPLMDSRGRITSHLSGLFYRNINLMEAGIKPAYVFDGKPPEFKKREIEKRREAREEAEEKWYEALERGDLEEAKKYAMRATRVNEGLINDAKRLLELMGIPVVQAPSEGEAQAAYMAARKKVYASASQDYDSLLFGAPRLVRNVTITGRRKLPGKNVYVEVRPELIVLEEALKELGIDREKLIEMAILVGTDYNPGGIKGIGPKKALTIVKRSKDPLKKYNKEGEVDLYAIKEFFLNPPVTDEYELKWREPDEEGILRFLCDEHDFGEERVKNGLERLKKAVKAGKQATLESWFGKR encoded by the coding sequence ATGGGTGTACAGATAGGCGAGCTCATTCCGAGGAAAGAGATAGAGCTGGAGAACCTGTACGGCAGGAAAGTTGCTATAGACGCTTTCAACGCCATCTATCAGTTCCTCTCGACCATAAGACAGCGCGATGGGACGCCGCTCATGGACTCCCGCGGAAGGATAACCTCCCATCTGAGCGGCCTCTTCTACAGGAACATCAACCTCATGGAGGCTGGGATAAAGCCCGCCTACGTTTTCGACGGAAAGCCGCCGGAGTTCAAAAAGAGGGAGATAGAAAAGCGCCGGGAGGCGAGGGAAGAGGCGGAGGAGAAGTGGTATGAGGCCCTGGAGCGCGGCGACCTTGAAGAGGCCAAGAAGTACGCGATGCGTGCAACCAGGGTCAACGAGGGCCTGATAAACGACGCCAAGAGGCTCCTTGAGCTGATGGGAATTCCCGTAGTTCAGGCGCCGAGCGAGGGTGAGGCCCAGGCCGCCTACATGGCCGCCAGAAAGAAGGTCTATGCATCGGCCAGTCAGGACTACGACTCACTTCTCTTTGGGGCCCCAAGGCTGGTGAGGAACGTCACGATAACCGGCCGGAGAAAGCTCCCAGGGAAGAACGTCTACGTTGAGGTCAGACCCGAGCTCATAGTCCTGGAGGAAGCTCTTAAAGAACTGGGCATAGACAGGGAAAAGCTCATCGAGATGGCTATACTGGTCGGCACGGACTACAACCCCGGCGGGATAAAGGGAATCGGCCCGAAAAAGGCTCTGACCATAGTCAAGCGCAGCAAAGACCCGCTGAAGAAGTACAACAAGGAGGGTGAAGTTGACCTCTACGCGATAAAGGAGTTCTTCCTGAACCCGCCGGTCACGGACGAGTACGAGCTCAAGTGGCGCGAACCGGACGAGGAGGGAATCCTCAGGTTCCTCTGCGACGAGCACGACTTCGGCGAGGAACGCGTTAAAAATGGTCTTGAGAGGCTGAAAAAGGCGGTAAAGGCGGGAAAGCAGGCCACACTGGAAAGCTGGTTCGGGAAGCGCTGA
- a CDS encoding transcription initiation factor IIB yields the protein MSNRRVCPVCGSTEFIYDPGRGEIICKVCGYVIEENVVDTGPEWRAFDASQREKRARVGAPESILLHDKGLSTDIGIDRNLSGLMREKMYRLRKWQSRLRVSDAAERNLAFALSELDRIASQLKLPRHVEEEAARLYREAVRKGLIRGRSIESVIAACVYASCRLLKVPRTLDEIADISRVDKKEIGRSFRFIARNLNLTPKKLFVKPTDYVNKFADELGLSERVRRRAIAILEEAYDRGLTSGKSPAGLVAAALYIAGLLEDEKRTQREVAEVARVTEVTVRNRYKELVDKLNLKIPV from the coding sequence GTGAGCAATCGTAGGGTTTGCCCGGTCTGCGGCTCGACGGAGTTTATCTATGATCCGGGGAGGGGGGAGATAATCTGTAAGGTTTGCGGTTACGTTATTGAGGAGAACGTCGTTGATACTGGACCGGAATGGCGCGCTTTTGACGCCAGTCAGAGGGAGAAGCGTGCCCGCGTTGGAGCTCCGGAGAGCATTCTCCTTCACGACAAGGGACTCTCAACCGACATCGGCATCGACAGAAACCTCTCCGGACTGATGCGTGAGAAGATGTACAGGCTCAGGAAGTGGCAGAGCCGCCTTCGCGTCAGCGATGCCGCCGAGCGTAACCTTGCCTTCGCCTTGAGCGAGCTGGATAGAATCGCCTCCCAGCTTAAGCTCCCGAGGCACGTCGAGGAAGAAGCTGCAAGGCTCTACCGTGAGGCCGTGAGAAAGGGGCTTATAAGGGGCCGTTCAATTGAAAGCGTAATAGCGGCGTGCGTTTACGCATCCTGCAGGCTTCTGAAGGTTCCAAGAACCCTCGATGAGATAGCCGACATATCCCGCGTTGACAAGAAGGAGATAGGAAGGAGCTTCCGCTTCATAGCCAGGAACCTGAACCTCACTCCAAAGAAGCTCTTCGTTAAACCGACCGACTACGTCAACAAGTTCGCCGACGAGCTGGGCCTGAGCGAACGTGTCAGAAGAAGGGCCATCGCGATACTGGAGGAGGCCTACGACCGCGGACTCACAAGCGGAAAGAGCCCGGCCGGCCTGGTCGCGGCCGCTCTCTACATCGCCGGCCTGCTGGAGGACGAGAAGAGAACCCAGCGCGAGGTGGCAGAGGTAGCGCGCGTCACCGAGGTCACCGTCAGGAACAGGTACAAAGAGCTCGTGGACAAGCTCAACCTGAAGATCCCGGTTTGA
- a CDS encoding DNA-binding protein, producing the protein MAEDIEEIRKRKLMELQKKYLEQQKAQEEALRQEMELEAQLDAIMRRILTPEARERLGRVKLVKPELARQVELVLVQLYQAGQIREPIDDAKLKRILAQIDERTRRDYTIKW; encoded by the coding sequence ATGGCCGAGGACATAGAGGAGATCAGAAAGCGCAAACTCATGGAACTCCAGAAGAAGTATCTTGAACAGCAGAAGGCCCAGGAGGAGGCTTTGAGGCAGGAGATGGAGCTTGAGGCCCAGCTCGATGCTATAATGCGGAGAATTCTTACCCCCGAGGCCAGGGAGAGGCTCGGCAGGGTTAAACTCGTCAAGCCAGAGCTTGCGAGACAGGTTGAGCTCGTTCTGGTCCAGCTCTACCAGGCGGGCCAGATAAGGGAGCCCATCGACGACGCCAAGCTCAAGAGGATTCTGGCCCAGATAGACGAGAGAACGCGCAGGGACTACACGATTAAGTGGTGA
- a CDS encoding 30S ribosomal protein S19e, with translation MATVYDVPGDLLVERVAKALKEIEAIKPPEWAPFVKTGRHKERIPEQDDWWYYRVASVFRKVYVDGPVGIERLRTWYGGRKNRGHAPEHFYKAGGSIIRKALQQLEAAGFVQKVPGEGRTVTPQGQSFLDKIATELKKELEEQIPELKKY, from the coding sequence ATGGCGACTGTTTACGACGTTCCCGGTGATTTGCTCGTTGAGAGGGTTGCAAAGGCTCTCAAGGAGATCGAGGCCATAAAGCCGCCTGAGTGGGCCCCGTTCGTCAAGACCGGCAGGCACAAGGAGAGGATCCCGGAGCAGGATGACTGGTGGTACTACAGGGTCGCCAGCGTCTTCAGGAAGGTCTACGTCGACGGCCCGGTCGGAATCGAGAGGCTCAGGACCTGGTACGGCGGCAGGAAGAACCGCGGCCACGCCCCGGAGCACTTCTACAAGGCTGGGGGAAGCATCATAAGGAAGGCCCTCCAGCAGCTCGAGGCTGCCGGCTTCGTCCAGAAGGTTCCGGGTGAGGGAAGGACCGTCACTCCGCAGGGACAGAGCTTCCTCGACAAGATTGCCACCGAACTCAAGAAGGAGCTTGAGGAGCAGATCCCCGAGCTCAAGAAGTACTGA
- a CDS encoding YhbY family RNA-binding protein yields the protein MEKRLPGKVRRAVRARYYDIPPRAWIGKRGLDEGVIEEIRTQLEKDGILKVEIRKGALINTGLDRQALARKVAEMTDSELIDVRGKRFILFKPREGWEKYLRKLQRKELSKEKREEKPVKKVKLDIAQFRRKFKKGRD from the coding sequence ATGGAGAAACGCTTACCGGGTAAGGTGAGACGCGCCGTGCGGGCGAGATACTACGATATCCCTCCACGGGCGTGGATAGGCAAGCGAGGGCTTGATGAGGGTGTCATCGAAGAGATAAGGACTCAGCTGGAGAAGGACGGCATCCTCAAGGTTGAGATAAGGAAGGGCGCCCTTATCAACACTGGACTCGACAGGCAGGCCCTGGCCAGAAAAGTCGCGGAAATGACCGACAGCGAACTCATCGACGTGCGCGGCAAAAGGTTTATATTGTTCAAACCGAGGGAAGGTTGGGAAAAGTATTTAAGGAAGCTCCAGAGAAAGGAGCTTTCGAAGGAAAAGCGGGAGGAGAAGCCCGTTAAGAAAGTCAAGCTCGATATCGCTCAATTCAGGAGGAAATTCAAGAAGGGGAGGGATTGA
- a CDS encoding type II toxin-antitoxin system VapC family toxin, which translates to MRIVLDTNAFNNSTFLEWLMESSLEPFTSSVVYMELLYRYVRRKGLPEAKSKLTAIFNSLRIEVMGFDETCAELAVNSAIGRWDFSKNARDYMIGALALKLNAPLITYNKKHFEWLPEVLTPEEAMERFGK; encoded by the coding sequence ATGAGGATAGTCCTGGACACAAACGCCTTCAACAACAGTACTTTTTTAGAATGGTTGATGGAATCGAGCCTTGAACCCTTTACGAGCTCCGTCGTCTACATGGAACTGCTCTACAGGTACGTCCGACGGAAAGGCCTGCCCGAAGCAAAGAGCAAGCTAACGGCAATTTTTAACTCCCTAAGAATTGAAGTCATGGGATTTGATGAAACATGCGCTGAACTCGCTGTGAATTCAGCTATCGGCCGCTGGGACTTCTCCAAAAACGCTAGGGATTACATGATAGGTGCCCTGGCGCTGAAACTCAACGCCCCGCTGATCACCTACAACAAGAAGCACTTTGAGTGGCTCCCGGAAGTCCTCACACCGGAAGAAGCTATGGAGCGCTTCGGCAAATAG
- a CDS encoding AbrB/MazE/SpoVT family DNA-binding domain-containing protein: MPVVTKKYQVTIPKEVREALGIRAGDEVVFVREGDRYVLMKLTDLLKELSEITKDIDETVEEVRQGLARGIERSLRELEGGE, from the coding sequence ATGCCAGTCGTCACCAAGAAATACCAGGTCACGATCCCCAAGGAGGTGCGGGAGGCACTGGGGATAAGGGCCGGGGACGAGGTTGTTTTCGTTCGTGAAGGGGACAGGTATGTTCTGATGAAACTAACGGACCTCCTTAAGGAGCTGAGCGAAATAACAAAGGACATAGACGAGACTGTTGAAGAGGTCAGGCAGGGACTTGCGAGGGGCATAGAGCGCTCTCTCCGCGAGCTGGAGGGAGGGGAATGA
- a CDS encoding DUF7411 family protein, with protein MIVHHLYSGGKDSSLSAWILTKLGYEVKLITVSFGLLDNWSFARETAERLGFEHQVVYLPGEILEKAADMAIKDGHPNNAIQFIHERALEALASLPEVERVSDGTRRDDRVPFLDLPKARSLEDRFSVAYIRPLLGLGYKTIRELTERLFLVEIRESEELEKADYEVELRHLLRERGIDPLEIFPKRHYQSRVLGWREGET; from the coding sequence ATGATCGTCCATCATCTCTACTCCGGCGGCAAGGACTCAAGTTTGAGCGCGTGGATTCTAACCAAGCTCGGCTACGAAGTGAAACTGATAACCGTCAGCTTCGGCCTCCTCGACAACTGGAGCTTCGCAAGAGAGACCGCGGAAAGGCTCGGCTTCGAGCACCAGGTCGTCTATCTGCCAGGGGAGATTCTGGAGAAAGCCGCGGACATGGCGATCAAAGACGGCCACCCGAACAACGCGATTCAGTTCATCCACGAGAGGGCATTAGAAGCGCTGGCATCGCTTCCGGAGGTCGAGCGCGTGAGCGACGGGACGAGGAGGGACGACAGGGTTCCTTTCCTCGACCTGCCGAAGGCCCGCTCGCTGGAGGACCGCTTCAGCGTTGCGTACATAAGGCCCCTCCTCGGCCTCGGCTACAAGACGATACGGGAGCTGACAGAAAGGCTTTTCCTCGTTGAAATCAGGGAGAGCGAGGAGTTAGAAAAGGCCGACTACGAGGTCGAACTGAGGCATCTCCTCCGCGAGAGGGGAATCGACCCGCTGGAGATATTCCCGAAGAGGCACTACCAGTCGAGGGTTCTCGGCTGGAGGGAGGGGGAGACCTGA
- the rpl18a gene encoding 50S ribosomal protein L18Ae, whose translation MEVKVFRVKGIFERNGKKERFTREYRGLKKEDVIEILYSEVGSKHRVPRNKIWIESVEEIAPEEAENPIVRKLSGL comes from the coding sequence ATGGAGGTTAAGGTCTTCCGCGTTAAGGGAATCTTTGAGAGGAACGGAAAGAAGGAGAGGTTCACCAGGGAGTACCGCGGCCTTAAGAAAGAGGACGTCATCGAGATACTCTACTCCGAGGTCGGCAGCAAGCACCGCGTTCCGAGAAACAAGATATGGATCGAGAGCGTGGAAGAAATAGCTCCCGAAGAGGCCGAGAACCCGATAGTCAGAAAGCTCAGCGGGCTCTGA
- a CDS encoding translation initiation factor IF-6 yields MHIERLDFENSPYLGVYGTATDRLALIREGLGEKKLEVLREVLKVPIIETSIMKSRIVGIFAAGNSNAIVVPWYVWDAELEKINGQLREQGIDIEIVPFQSTLTAFGNLILANDRAALVSAKFSREEAKRLEDVLGVEVERGMIGDFHAVGSVGVVTNRGGLVHPEATDEELEWLRDLFKVDVYVGTANMGVPFVGSCMLANSHGVVVGHLTTGPEIVKIEEALGFLD; encoded by the coding sequence ATGCACATAGAAAGGCTCGATTTTGAGAACTCCCCGTATCTGGGCGTTTACGGCACTGCCACCGACAGGCTAGCCCTTATCAGGGAGGGCCTCGGCGAGAAGAAGCTCGAGGTTCTCAGGGAGGTTCTCAAGGTTCCTATCATTGAGACAAGCATAATGAAGTCGCGCATAGTGGGTATATTCGCGGCCGGCAACTCCAACGCGATAGTCGTCCCGTGGTACGTCTGGGACGCCGAGCTGGAGAAGATAAACGGCCAGCTCAGGGAGCAGGGGATTGACATCGAGATAGTTCCGTTCCAGAGCACCCTCACGGCCTTCGGCAACCTAATCCTCGCCAACGACAGGGCGGCGCTGGTGAGTGCAAAGTTCAGCCGCGAGGAGGCCAAGAGGCTCGAGGATGTACTCGGCGTCGAGGTCGAGAGGGGCATGATAGGTGACTTCCACGCGGTTGGAAGCGTTGGAGTGGTCACCAACAGGGGCGGTTTAGTCCACCCCGAGGCAACCGACGAGGAGCTCGAGTGGCTCCGCGACCTGTTCAAGGTCGATGTTTACGTTGGAACCGCCAACATGGGCGTTCCCTTCGTTGGCTCCTGCATGCTTGCCAACTCTCACGGTGTCGTCGTTGGACATCTAACGACCGGACCCGAGATAGTGAAGATTGAAGAAGCCCTAGGCTTCCTTGACTGA
- a CDS encoding 50S ribosomal protein L31e, whose protein sequence is MIKPGEEVIFVVPIKKIKKRVPRWKRAPRAAKFVREWIARHAKADEVIIGTDVNEKLWERGAEKPPNKLRVKVVVEEEEGKRIAKVSLA, encoded by the coding sequence ATGATCAAGCCCGGAGAGGAAGTCATATTCGTCGTTCCCATCAAGAAGATAAAGAAGCGCGTTCCGCGCTGGAAGAGGGCCCCGAGGGCTGCCAAGTTCGTCCGCGAGTGGATAGCCAGGCACGCCAAGGCCGATGAAGTGATAATTGGCACCGACGTCAACGAGAAGCTCTGGGAGCGCGGGGCGGAGAAGCCGCCCAACAAGCTCCGCGTCAAGGTTGTTGTTGAAGAGGAAGAGGGCAAGAGGATTGCCAAGGTCTCCCTCGCCTGA
- a CDS encoding 50S ribosomal protein L39e, which translates to MARNKPLAKKLRLAKAAKQNRRIPVWVIVKTNRKVMTHPKRRMWRRTKLKE; encoded by the coding sequence ATGGCGAGAAACAAGCCGCTTGCGAAGAAGCTCAGACTTGCCAAGGCCGCGAAGCAGAACAGGCGCATTCCGGTCTGGGTCATCGTCAAGACCAACAGGAAGGTCATGACCCACCCGAAGAGAAGGATGTGGAGGAGAACCAAGCTCAAGGAGTGA
- a CDS encoding CGP-CTERM sorting domain-containing protein, translating into MRTSRFIVLLLIIGVILPQQATAEPAPGYRFPDHPVMMRLSVASNGSFALIGITLSEYGKLPDYMCPVDSPNTYIGCRELSGRKYLLFEVGDGVKYVNLTDSVAGFNFTAFSAAPLGRKWFLIGVRHLSPCEFDVCTNVSYTVMEYFPEEGRIGRPVRLSQIDSDVLFNLAGVMAVSGTISNGSLVFSFPYANETYSVPVEAFEKYLRLLNFSDSSGLNAESLLKLFRAVPFRRGIILYLPSYGLEAYTPEPYSVREYLLIGNRSSVYFPHMWVGHSDFVCSPSNASATPLTGRLFPPLLYYHNGKLSPLLNLSVETYVRASYGSGGAFTCARPVLKLPNETPVRVGGNSSVPELELPPGEGRVYISIVRTVPHYSPQNFTFVDLCVNREEILHARIGESSVSFLQTPFPGLFLNVNGSWVYGRLSGGGFRNFCIYYWEPAFNETFVYDPVGRILRPIEVSTLGDSSHEFRAWKANRSAVSFITPSLDISRISLENLSLCVPSSKAASMLRGVKVGEGMLFYYPFYVTGIALEGRDWATVWGDYSSNAPTTLDDTCLAFYYLNGRITSALKAETAVVTVPVGNWSVKLGIPYIDTGNALNVSPELPEESTPTQTLPREGGSGVCGPAVIIGFSVIPLLLRGKRRG; encoded by the coding sequence ATGAGAACCTCCCGGTTCATTGTCCTTCTGCTCATCATCGGTGTCATTCTCCCCCAGCAGGCTACTGCCGAACCTGCACCCGGGTATCGGTTTCCAGACCATCCGGTTATGATGCGCCTCAGCGTCGCCAGCAACGGAAGCTTCGCCCTTATTGGGATTACCCTATCTGAGTACGGAAAACTGCCCGACTATATGTGCCCGGTAGACTCCCCAAACACTTACATCGGCTGCCGCGAGCTCTCCGGAAGGAAATATCTCCTCTTCGAAGTCGGTGACGGCGTGAAGTACGTTAACCTCACGGACTCGGTGGCGGGGTTTAACTTTACCGCCTTTTCAGCTGCTCCTCTGGGGAGGAAGTGGTTCCTCATCGGTGTCCGCCACCTTTCCCCCTGTGAGTTCGACGTCTGCACCAACGTAAGCTACACCGTCATGGAGTACTTCCCGGAGGAGGGGCGGATTGGGAGGCCCGTTCGCCTTTCTCAAATTGACTCAGACGTTCTCTTCAACCTGGCCGGTGTTATGGCCGTGAGCGGAACCATCTCCAACGGCTCGCTGGTCTTCTCCTTCCCCTACGCCAACGAAACATATTCCGTTCCGGTTGAGGCCTTTGAGAAGTACCTCCGCCTCCTGAACTTCAGCGACTCCAGCGGCCTGAATGCGGAGAGCCTGCTGAAGCTCTTCCGGGCGGTTCCCTTCCGCAGAGGAATCATACTCTACCTTCCAAGCTACGGGCTTGAGGCCTACACTCCTGAGCCATACTCCGTCAGGGAATACCTCCTCATTGGGAATAGGTCCAGCGTTTACTTCCCCCACATGTGGGTTGGGCACTCCGATTTCGTCTGCTCCCCCAGTAACGCCAGCGCGACGCCCCTGACGGGACGGCTCTTCCCGCCTTTGCTGTACTACCACAACGGAAAGCTCAGTCCCCTTCTGAACCTCTCGGTTGAGACCTATGTCCGGGCCTCCTACGGTTCCGGTGGGGCGTTTACCTGTGCCCGGCCAGTTCTGAAGCTTCCAAACGAAACCCCCGTCCGGGTTGGGGGAAACTCTTCCGTTCCCGAGCTGGAACTTCCCCCAGGTGAGGGCAGGGTCTATATCTCCATCGTCCGCACCGTACCCCATTACTCCCCCCAAAACTTCACTTTCGTGGACCTCTGCGTTAACAGAGAGGAAATCCTCCATGCCCGGATTGGGGAGTCATCGGTGTCCTTCCTCCAGACACCGTTTCCGGGGCTGTTCCTCAACGTCAATGGCTCGTGGGTGTACGGGAGGCTGAGCGGTGGAGGGTTCAGAAACTTCTGCATCTATTACTGGGAACCAGCTTTCAACGAAACCTTCGTATACGACCCCGTTGGTAGGATTCTCCGGCCTATTGAGGTGAGCACGTTGGGTGACTCCTCCCACGAGTTCCGTGCGTGGAAGGCCAACCGGAGCGCCGTTAGTTTCATAACGCCATCCCTCGACATCTCCAGGATCTCTCTGGAAAACCTCTCCCTGTGTGTCCCCTCTTCAAAAGCTGCGTCAATGCTCCGGGGGGTTAAAGTGGGGGAGGGGATGCTCTTTTATTATCCATTCTACGTTACGGGAATCGCGCTCGAGGGGCGCGACTGGGCAACCGTCTGGGGCGACTACTCCTCAAACGCCCCCACCACACTAGACGATACCTGCCTGGCATTCTACTACTTAAACGGCAGAATAACTTCCGCCCTGAAGGCCGAGACCGCCGTTGTAACGGTGCCAGTCGGGAACTGGAGCGTTAAACTCGGCATTCCGTATATTGATACTGGTAACGCCCTCAACGTCTCCCCCGAGCTCCCGGAGGAAAGCACGCCCACTCAGACCCTGCCCAGGGAAGGCGGTTCGGGCGTTTGCGGTCCGGCCGTGATAATCGGGTTCTCGGTAATCCCCCTCCTCCTGAGGGGAAAACGCCGGGGATAG
- a CDS encoding acyl-CoA mutase large subunit family protein — protein MTFDKEKLAKIREEEKRWDETTVKKFIEKRPERKEKFMTDDGFEIKRVYTPADLGEDWDYLEKLGFPGEYPFTRGVYATMYRGRFWTMRQYAGFGTAEESNRRYKYLLEQGQTGLSVAFDLPTQIGYDSDHPMSEGEVGKVGVAIDSLWDMRILFDGIPLDKVSTSMTINSTAANLLAMYILVAEEQGVSQNQLRGTVQNDILKEYIARGTYIFPPQPSMRLTTDIIMYCAENVPKWNPISISGYHIREAGANAVQEVAFTLADGIEYVKAVIDRGMDVDKFAGRLSFFFNAHNNFLEEIAKFRAARRLWAYIMKEWFNAKNPRSMLLRFHTQTAGSTLTAQQPENNIVRVAIQALAAVLGGTQSLHTNSYDEALSLPTEKSVRIALRTQQIIAYESGVVDTIDPLGGSYYIEWLTDHIYEEALRYIEKIQKMGGMMRAIERGYIQKEIAESAYKVQKEIEEKKRIIVGVNEFIVDEPLDVEILKVDPSIREKQIERLKKLRSERDNKKVEEALDRLRKAAETEDENLMPYIIEAHRHLATLGEVTDVLREVWGEYRAPLVF, from the coding sequence ATGACCTTCGATAAGGAGAAGCTCGCGAAGATTAGGGAGGAGGAAAAGCGCTGGGACGAAACGACGGTTAAAAAGTTCATCGAGAAAAGGCCCGAGAGAAAGGAGAAGTTCATGACCGATGATGGCTTTGAGATAAAGCGCGTTTACACTCCAGCGGACCTCGGCGAGGACTGGGATTACCTAGAAAAGCTCGGCTTCCCCGGTGAGTATCCCTTCACTAGGGGCGTCTACGCTACCATGTACCGCGGCAGGTTCTGGACGATGAGGCAGTACGCCGGTTTCGGAACCGCTGAGGAGTCCAACAGGCGCTACAAGTACCTCCTCGAGCAGGGACAGACCGGTCTCAGCGTCGCCTTCGACCTGCCCACCCAGATAGGCTACGACTCCGACCACCCGATGAGCGAGGGCGAGGTTGGAAAGGTCGGAGTTGCCATTGATTCCCTCTGGGACATGAGGATTCTCTTCGATGGAATCCCCCTTGACAAGGTTTCCACTTCAATGACCATAAACTCGACCGCGGCGAACCTCCTCGCCATGTACATCCTCGTTGCCGAGGAGCAGGGCGTTTCCCAGAACCAGCTCCGCGGGACGGTCCAGAACGACATCCTCAAGGAGTACATAGCGAGGGGAACCTACATCTTCCCGCCCCAGCCGAGCATGCGCCTTACGACCGACATCATCATGTACTGCGCCGAGAACGTCCCCAAGTGGAACCCGATTTCGATAAGCGGCTACCACATCCGTGAGGCCGGCGCCAACGCCGTCCAGGAGGTCGCGTTCACTTTGGCGGACGGTATAGAGTACGTCAAGGCTGTCATAGATAGGGGCATGGACGTTGACAAGTTCGCCGGAAGGCTGAGCTTCTTCTTTAACGCTCACAACAACTTCCTTGAGGAGATTGCGAAATTTAGAGCTGCCAGAAGGCTCTGGGCCTACATAATGAAGGAGTGGTTCAACGCCAAGAACCCGCGCTCAATGCTCCTGCGCTTCCACACCCAGACGGCAGGCTCAACCCTCACCGCCCAGCAGCCGGAGAACAACATAGTTAGGGTCGCTATACAGGCCCTCGCGGCGGTTCTCGGCGGAACCCAGAGCTTACACACCAACTCCTACGATGAGGCCCTTTCACTGCCGACCGAAAAGAGCGTCAGGATAGCCCTTAGAACCCAGCAGATCATCGCCTACGAGAGCGGCGTTGTGGACACCATAGACCCGCTCGGAGGCTCGTACTACATCGAGTGGCTCACCGACCACATCTATGAGGAGGCCCTCAGGTACATCGAGAAGATCCAGAAGATGGGCGGCATGATGAGGGCCATCGAGAGGGGCTACATCCAGAAGGAGATTGCCGAGAGCGCCTACAAGGTCCAGAAGGAGATAGAGGAGAAGAAGCGCATCATCGTCGGCGTGAACGAGTTCATAGTTGATGAACCTCTCGACGTTGAGATACTCAAGGTGGACCCGAGCATCAGGGAGAAGCAGATAGAGAGGCTCAAGAAGCTCCGCTCCGAGCGCGATAACAAGAAGGTCGAGGAGGCCTTGGACAGGCTCAGGAAGGCTGCCGAAACCGAGGACGAGAACCTCATGCCCTACATCATCGAGGCCCACCGCCATTTGGCAACACTCGGAGAGGTCACCGACGTCCTCCGCGAGGTCTGGGGCGAGTACAGGGCGCCGCTGGTGTTCTGA